A single window of Zea mays cultivar B73 chromosome 10, Zm-B73-REFERENCE-NAM-5.0, whole genome shotgun sequence DNA harbors:
- the LOC100193902 gene encoding uncharacterized protein isoform X3, which yields MMMAEVANHSKRNHTDSYFSGKAVAVPAAAATSSEEFGSMSSKKPRNASPRLAPVSPKEKKDKIGERVAALQQLVSPFGKTDTASVLQEASGYIKFLHQQLEVLSSPYMRAPPAAGAAPEKPSSSTRSLCNTCM from the exons ATGATGATGGCCGAGGTGGCCAACCACAGCAAGAGGAACCACACGGACAGCTACTTCAGTGGCAAGGCCGTCGCCGTCCCCGCCGCCGCGGCCACCAGCTCGGAGGAGTTCGGCAGCATGTCGTCGAAGAAGCCGAGGAATGCCAGCCCCAGACTCGCGCCCGTATCACCAAAG GAGAAGAAGGACAAGATCGGCGAGAGGGTCGCAGCGCTCCAGCAGCTCGTGTCACCGTTCGGAAAG ACCGACACGGCTTCTGTCCTGCAGGAGGCGTCGGGGTACATCAAGTTCCTGCACCAGCAGCTGGAG GTCCTGAGCTCCCCTTACATGCGCGCTCCTCCGGCCGCTGGCGCTGCGCCTGAG AAACCTAGTAGCAGCACGAGATCGTTGTGTAACACATGCATGTGA
- the LOC100216890 gene encoding endochitinase B precursor has translation MAMAKAGAPRVSAAQLVTLGLSLLCAVAGPAAAQNCGCQPNVCCSKFGYCGTTDEYCGDGCQSGPCRSGGGGSSGGGGANVASVVTGSFFNGIKSQAGSGCEGKNFYTRSAFLSAVKAYPGFAHGGSQVQGKREIAAFFAHATHETGHFCYISEINKSNAYCDPTKRQWPCAAGQKYYGRGPLQISWNYNYGPAGRAIGFDGLGDPGRVARDAVVAFKAALWFWMNSVHGVVPQGFGATTRAINGALECGGNNPAQMNARVGYYRQYCRQLGVDPGPNLTC, from the exons ATGGCTATGGCAAAGGCAGGCGCGCCGAGGGTCTCGGCGGCCCAGCTGGTGACTCTCGGGCTATCACTCCTCTGCGCTGTCGCCGGCCCGGCCGCCGCGCAGAACTGCGGCTGCCAGCCAAACGTATGCTGCAGCAAGTTTGGCTACTGCGGCACGACCGACGAGTACTGCGGCGACGGGTGCCAGTCGGGCCCGTGCCGctcgggcggcggcggcagcagtggCGGCGGTGGTGCGAACGTGGCTAGCGTCGTCACCGGCTCCTTCTTCAACGGCATCAAGAGCCAGGCCGGGAGCGGGTGCGAGGGCAAGAACTTCTACACCCGGAGCGCGTTCCTGAGCGCCGTCAAGGCGTACCCAGGCTTCGCCCATGGCGGGTCGCAGGTGCAGGGCAAGCGCGAGATCGCCGCCTTCTTCGCGCACGCCACGCACGAGACCGGGC ATTTCTGCTACATCAGCGAGATCAACAAGAGCAACGCCTACTGCGACCCGACCAAGAGGCAGTGGCCGTGCGCCGCGGGGCAGAAGTACTACGGGCGCGGCCCGCTGCAGATCTCGTGGAACTACAACtacgggcccgcggggagggccaTCGGCTTCGACGGGCTCGGGGACCCCGGCAGGGTGGCGCGGGACGCCGTGGTGGCGTTCAAGGCGGCGCTCTGGTTCTGGATGAACAGCGTGCACGGGGTGGTGCCGCAGGGGTTCGGCGCCACCACCAGGGCCATCAACGGCGCCCTCGAGTGCGGCGGGAACAACCCCGCCCAGATGAACGCGCGCGTCGGCTACTACAGGCAGTACTGCCGCCAGCTCGGCGTCGACCCCGGGCCCAACCTCACCTGCTAG
- the LOC100193902 gene encoding uncharacterized protein isoform X2 has product MMMAEVANHSKRNHTDSYFSGKAVAVPAAAATSSEEFGSMSSKKPRNASPRLAPVSPKEKKDKIGERVAALQQLVSPFGKTDTASVLQEASGYIKFLHQQLEVLSSPYMRAPPAAGAAPEVSFRRPSSSSPLMSS; this is encoded by the exons ATGATGATGGCCGAGGTGGCCAACCACAGCAAGAGGAACCACACGGACAGCTACTTCAGTGGCAAGGCCGTCGCCGTCCCCGCCGCCGCGGCCACCAGCTCGGAGGAGTTCGGCAGCATGTCGTCGAAGAAGCCGAGGAATGCCAGCCCCAGACTCGCGCCCGTATCACCAAAG GAGAAGAAGGACAAGATCGGCGAGAGGGTCGCAGCGCTCCAGCAGCTCGTGTCACCGTTCGGAAAG ACCGACACGGCTTCTGTCCTGCAGGAGGCGTCGGGGTACATCAAGTTCCTGCACCAGCAGCTGGAG GTCCTGAGCTCCCCTTACATGCGCGCTCCTCCGGCCGCTGGCGCTGCGCCTGAGGTGAGCTTCCGCCGTCCCTCGTCTTCGTCTCCACTGATGAGTTCTTGA
- the LOC100193902 gene encoding uncharacterized protein isoform X1, which translates to MMMAEVANHSKRNHTDSYFSGKAVAVPAAAATSSEEFGSMSSKKPRNASPRLAPVSPKEKKDKIGERVAALQQLVSPFGKTDTASVLQEASGYIKFLHQQLEVLSSPYMRAPPAAGAAPEDPQRYSLRSRGLCLVPVDLTLQLTQSNGADLWAPAHTARRR; encoded by the exons ATGATGATGGCCGAGGTGGCCAACCACAGCAAGAGGAACCACACGGACAGCTACTTCAGTGGCAAGGCCGTCGCCGTCCCCGCCGCCGCGGCCACCAGCTCGGAGGAGTTCGGCAGCATGTCGTCGAAGAAGCCGAGGAATGCCAGCCCCAGACTCGCGCCCGTATCACCAAAG GAGAAGAAGGACAAGATCGGCGAGAGGGTCGCAGCGCTCCAGCAGCTCGTGTCACCGTTCGGAAAG ACCGACACGGCTTCTGTCCTGCAGGAGGCGTCGGGGTACATCAAGTTCCTGCACCAGCAGCTGGAG GTCCTGAGCTCCCCTTACATGCGCGCTCCTCCGGCCGCTGGCGCTGCGCCTGAG GACCCCCAGCGCTACAGCCTCCGGAGCCGCGGGCTGTGCCTGGTGCCGGTGGACCTGACGCTGCAGCTGACCCAGAGCAACGGGGCCGACCTGTGGGCGCCGGCGCACACGGCCAGGCGAAGGTGA